Proteins encoded in a region of the Drosophila busckii strain San Diego stock center, stock number 13000-0081.31 chromosome 2L, ASM1175060v1, whole genome shotgun sequence genome:
- the LOC108601217 gene encoding NADH-quinone oxidoreductase subunit B 2, producing MQALGKVQIARVSAKLMPLINQSWMRQQKCMPYMEKGPAKKGYSPFGRKQNSWAEWTCARLDDVLNWGRKGSVWPMTFGLACCAVEMMHIAAPRYDMDRYGVVFRASPRQTDCIIVAGTLTNKMAPALRKVYDQMPEPRWVISMGSCANGGGYYHYSYSVVRGCDRIIPVDIYVPGCPPTAEALMYGILQLQKKVKRMKTIQMWYRK from the coding sequence ATGCAGGCATTGGGCAAAGTACAAATTGCTAGAGTTAGCGCAAAGCTAATGCCGCTGATTAATCAGAGCTGGATGCGCCAGCAGAAGTGCATGCCGTACATGGAGAAGGGTCCGGCCAAGAAGGGATATTCACCGTTTGGCAGAAAGCAGAATTCTTGGGCTGAATGGACCTGTGCCCGCTTGGACGATGTGCTCAACTGGGGACGAAAGGGTTCGGTGTGGCCCATGACTTTTGGCCTGGCCTGTTGTGCGGTGGAAATGATGCACATTGCTGCGCCACGCTACGACATGGATCGCTATGGCGTCGTCTTTCGTGCCTCGCCACGTCAAACGGACTGCATCATTGTCGCCGGCACACTGACCAACAAAATGGCCCCAGCTCTGCGCAAGGTCTATGACCAAATGCCGGAGCCACGTTGGGTCATCTCGATGGGCAGTTGTGCCAATGGCGGCGGCTACTATCACTACTCCTATTCGGTGGTGCGCGGCTGTGATCGCATAATACCAGTCGATATCTATGTTCCCGGTTGTCCACCCACAGCCGAGGCTCTCATGTATGGCATTCTCCAGTTGCAGAAGAAAGTCAAGCGCAtgaaaacaattcaaatgtggtatagaaaatga
- the LOC108601201 gene encoding angiopoietin-related protein 7 yields MNILYAVIFLLLKIQLNTNCAFAKNATERTAYETKIYLLNNDEATSKCEQPKFEFEKLQAKIREQELTIARLEAKCLAVPTEATSCLPFGKSNEIQRIRIPGTESFQVLCAAKIAGEGWTVILNKRQHTGSFYRTWNEYRNGFGDLQDDFFIGLQRLHLMTKFQPHELYVEIKDFWNTTSYASYSNFSIGNETEAYKLLTLGTFTGGKDYFKTQLHMKFSTLNRDNDNDVRNCATIFQFGWWYNTCRVGRDSVANIFTNFVQLLIRPI; encoded by the exons atgaatattttgtatgcagttatatttttgctgctaaaaattcaattaaatacg AACTGCGCATTTGCTAAAAATGCAACTGAGCGGACTGCATATGAAACAAAGATTTATCTACTAAATAATGACGAAGCTACAAGTAAATGCGAGCAGCcgaaattcgaattcgaaaagctgcaagcaaagatTCGAGAACAGGAATTGACTATTGCAAGACTAGAAGCAAAATGCTTAGCTGTTCCAACTGAAGCAACAAGTTGCCTGCCATTTGGCAAATCGAATGAAATTCAAAGAATTCGCATACCAGGCACTGAGTCCTTTCAGGTGCTATGTGCTGCCAAAATTGCTGGCGAGGGCTGGAcagtaattttaaataaacgcCAGCATACTGGCAGTTTTTATCGCACTTGGAATGAATATAGAAATGGCTTTGGCGATTTGCAGGATGATTTCTTTATCGGACTGCAGCGTCTGCATCTGATGACAAAATTTCAGCCACACGAGCTTTATGTTgaaattaaagatttttggAATACAACAAGCTATGCTAGCTATAGCAATTTCTCAATTGGCAATGAAACTGaagcatacaaattgttaacattgGGCACATTTACTGGAGGCAAGGATTACTTTAAAACTCAATTGCACATgaaattttcaactttaaatcgtgataatgataatgatgtgAGAAATTGTGCTACTATTTTTCAGTTTGGTTGGTGGTATAACACCTGCAGAGTTGg ACGCGATTCTGTTGCTAATATATTTACGAACTTTGTGCAGCTGCTAATCAGACCCATTTAG
- the LOC108596057 gene encoding fibroleukin — MNSFKISFIDKISPTRHRKLSLKQDLTINNLQNEVKDTLKRSEQLQDKLHRQDLSNKAQEIKFLNQHANQLLTNNQYQRPTIIRNFGNLYTYINEPTNCVAYGNDIQTIRVPGTDAFQVPCDSKFAGPGWAVIQRRVDGSVNFNRTWEEYRNGFGDLRGEFWLGLEKLHLMTKFQPHELYIQLEDFKNEKRYARYTNFSVGNEAQSYELLSVGEYNGNAGDALSYLKNTKFTTKDRDNDKGNGNCGGFMHVISVTLMEFMCTLRLMKTILSQSMRNH, encoded by the exons ATGAACAGCTTCAAGATAAGCTTCATAGACAAGATCTCTCCAACAAGGCACAGGAAACTAAGTTTAA AACAAGACCTCACCATCAACAATCTTCAAAATGAGGTTAAGGACACCTTGAAGAGAAGTGAGCAGCTTCAAGATAAGCTTCATAGACAAGATCTCTCCAACAAGGCACAGGAAATTAAGTTTCTGAATCAACATGCCAATcagttattaacaaataatcaATATCAGAGACCTACTATAATCAGAAACTTTGGCAATTTATATACGTATATCAATGAACCGACAAACTGCGTCGCTTACGGCAATGACATTCAAACGATACGAGTACCTGGTACAGATGCCTTCCAGGTACCATGCGATTCAAAGTTCGCTGGCCCGGGATGGGCTGTCATTCAACGCAGGGTGGATGGCTCCGTGAACTTCAATCGAACATGGGAGGAGTACAGAAATGGCTTCGGTGACCTACGAGGTGAATTCTGGCTCGGGCTAGAGAAACTTCATCTGATGACGAAGTTTCAGCCACACGAGCTCTACATACAGCTGGAGGAtttcaaaaacgaaaaacgaTATGCACGCTATACCAATTTCTCAGTTGGGAATGAAGCGCAATCTTACGAACTATTAAGTGTAGGGGAATATAATGGAAATGCTGGAGATGCATTAAGTTACCTTAAGAATACAAAATTCACAACCAAAGACCGGGATAATGATAAAGGTAATGGTAATTGTGGTGGTTTCATGCATGTTATAAGTG TAACCCTAATGGAGTTTATGTGCACACTAAGACTGATGAAGACAATTCTAAGTCAATCCATGAGAAACCACTGA